A DNA window from Camelina sativa cultivar DH55 chromosome 17, Cs, whole genome shotgun sequence contains the following coding sequences:
- the LOC104755935 gene encoding serine incorporator 3, which yields MFAASCLASCCAACACDACRTVVSGISRRSARIAYCGLFALSLIVSWILREVAAPLMEKLPWINHFHKTPDREWFETDAVLRVSLGNFLFFAILSVMMIGVKTQKDPRDGIHHGGWMMKIISWCILVILMFFLPNEIISFYESMSKFGAGFFLLVQVVLLLDFVHGWNDTWVGYDEQFWYAALLVVSLVCYLATFVFSGLLFHWFTPSGHDCGLNTFFILMTLIFVFVFAVVVLHPAVGGSILPASVISLYCMYLCYSGLASEPRDYECNGLHKHSKAVSTGTMTIGLLTTVLSVVYSAVRAGSSTTLLSPPDSPPAEKPLLPLDGKADEKEEKECKKPVSYSYAFFHIIFSLASMYSAMLLTGWSTSVGESGKLVDVGWPSVWVRVVTSWATAGLFIWSLVAPILFPDREF from the exons atgtttGCAGCTTCTTGTCTCGCATCGTGCTGTGCTGCTTGTGCTTGCGATGCTTGCCGTACTGTCGTTTCTGGGATCAGCAGACGTTCCGCAAGGATTGCTTACTGTGGTCTCTTTGCTCTTTCCTTAATCGTTTCATGGATTCTCCGTGAGGTTGCTGCTCCTCTCATGGAGAAGCTCCCTT GGATTAATCATTTTCACAAGACGCCTGATCGTGAATGGTTTGAGACTGATGCTGTGTTGCGTGTCAGCTTAGGGAATTTCTTATTTTTCGCTATTCTGTCCGTTATGATGATCGGTGTTAAAACTCAGAAAGACCCTCGTGATGGTATCCACCATGGTGGTTGGATGATGAAAATTATCTCTTGGTGCATTTTGGTCATCTTGATGTTCTTCCTTCCTAATGAAATCATCAGTTTCTAtg AATCCATGTCAAAGTTTGGTGCTGGATTTTTCCTTCTTGTTCAAGTTGTGCTTCTTTTGGATTTCGTTCATGGATGGAATGACACATGGGTTGGCTATGACGAGCAGTTCTG gtatgcTGCGTTACTCGTTGTTTCTCTTGTATGTTACTTGGCTACATTCGTCTTCTCTGGGCTTCTCTTCCACTGGTTTACTCCGTCTGGACATGATTGTGGACTCAACACCTTCTTCATTCTCATGACTCTGATATTTGTATTCGTCTTTGCTGTTGTAGTTTTGCATCCCGCT GTCGGTGGAAGTATTTTACCAGCGTCGGTTATCTCTCTCTATTGCATGTACCTCTGTTACAGCGGACTTGCAAGTGAACCCCGCGACTACGAGTGCAATGGTCTCCACAAACACTCCAAAGCTGTTTCAACAGGCACAATGACCATTGGGTTACTCACAACTGTTCTCTCTGTTGTATATTCCGCTGTCCGTGCTGGTTCTTCAACTACTCTTCTCTCTCCTCCTGATTCTCCCCCCGCAG AGAAGCCTCTGCTTCCGTTAGACGGGAAAGCAGAtgagaaggaagagaaagagtgTAAGAAACCAGTGTCATACTCATACGCATTCTtccacatcatcttctctctcgCTAGCATGTACTCTGCAATGCTGTTAACCGGCTGGTCAACTTCAGTGGGTGAGAGTGGTAAGCTGGTAGATGTCGGGTGGCCTTCTGTGTGGGTCCGTGTAGTGACGAGCTGGGCGACTGCTGGTCTCTTCATCTGGTCACTTGTTGCTCCGATTCTCTTCCCTGACCGTGAGTTCTGA
- the LOC104759246 gene encoding uncharacterized protein LOC104759246: MTEIHTPYTASVHAMLIWLYESIPGIGESYGFRRTEASGVPLLDWRSSRKRINFTDFFKKEKHLHGQVRVRHMIHVSEEDMYPLWSDSEEHTDPHLDELIKDLIHNRLSLDAWSCGKTVGISSKKKKRRAEADKVNDNRGCNPKKKRWTDSDPKCEQGENVTNMEDGKDDTSISLDIWRAIEKMNETISDLGKTLNSRIDVLESKFETCVEKQMTVFKEEMGERIKALEKERKEPKEADVRNDATSHTINDDEGTSKAPSWIVEMKQTSQDEFPVQRVVRKVYTVKNKKKEEDEISEKLPLFEKKESVKVEKKETSKKKKITAKASDDVEDITTQVQKAKFKIASSSEDTWSNKEDQLVHKKLEMTINRLGEALTRLDGPGPSKTSRRVPQLAESQKYPYLGNSTVKRIITEGDNVLGDHLKPVDDEKHQTLLDFLNLDKEEPLSTSNAAVRFYWKIMIPRENWPSFDYRWLTDHHMGCAMAMFRKRYMSHGLCNGYVPAKIYA; encoded by the exons ATGACGGAGATTCATACACCATACACGGCTAGCGTTCATGCTATGTTGATTTGGCTGTATGAGAGTATTCCTGGAATTGGAGAAAGTTATGGGTTTAGAAGGACAGAAGCGAGTGGTGTTCCACTTCTTGATTGGCGATCATCACGAAAACGTATCAACTTCACAGACTTCTTcaaaaaagagaagcatttgCACGGACAG GTTCGTGTTAGGCATATGATTCATGTTTCAGAGGAAGACATGTATCCTCTATGGTCTGACTCAGAGGAGCATACGGATCCACACCTAGACGAGCTAATTAAAGATCTCATTCATAACCGTTTGTCTCTAGATGCTTGGAGTTGTGGCAAGACAGTTGGTATAagttcaaaaaagaagaaaagaagagctGAAGCTGATAAGGTGAATGACAACAGAGGGTGCAAtcctaagaaaaaaagatggacAGATAGTGATCCTAAATGTGAACAAGGAGAAAATGTAACCAACATGGAG GATGGTAAGGATGACACGTCAATTTCTTTGGATATTTGGAGGGCGATTGAGAAAATGAATGAGACTATTTCTGACTTGGGCAAAACACTCAACAGTCGAATAGATGTCTTGGAGAGTAAATTTGAAACATGCGTTGAAAAACAAATGACGGTGTTCAAAGAGGAGATGGGTGAGAGGATTAAAGcattggagaaagaaagaaaagagccaAAAGAAGCTGATGTACGGAATGATGCCACTTCGCACACCATTAACGATGATGAGGGAACAAGTAAAGCACCT TCATGGATTGTTGAGATGAAGCAGACATCACAAGATGAATTTCCAGTTCAAAGGGTGGTGAGGAAGGTTTACACTGTcaagaataagaagaaagaagaagatgagatatcAGAGAAACTTCCTCTCTTTGAAAAGAAGGAATCTGTGAAGGTTGAGAAGAAGGAAActtccaagaaaaagaagataactgCTAAAGCTTCTGACGATGTTGAGGATATAACTACCCAAGTTCAGAAAGCTAAATTCAAAATAGCTTCAAGTTCTGAAGATACATGGTCCAACAAGGAGGATCAGTTGGTACATAAAAAACTTGAGATGACAATAAACCGCCTTGGAGAGGCTTTGACGAGGTTGGATGGACCTGGACCTTCGAAGACTTCTAGACGCGTGCCCCAGTTGGCAGAATCACAGAAGTATCCTTACCTTGGTAACTCGACAGTCAAGCGGATCATTACAGAGGGTGATAATGTGTTAGGCGACCATCTTAAGCCTGTAGATGATGAGAAACATCAGACACTTTTGGATTTTCTCAACCTTGATAA GGAAGAGCCACTTAGCACCAGCAACGCAGCTGTGAGATTCTATTGGAAAATTATGATTCCAAGGGAAAATTGGCCAAGCTTTGACTATAGATGGTTGACAGACCAT CACATGGGTTGTGCAATGGCTATGTTCCGGAAAAGATATATGT CACATGGGTTGTGCAATGGCTATGTTCCGGCGAAGATATATGCGTGA